A region from the Pseudomonas cucumis genome encodes:
- the rplN gene encoding 50S ribosomal protein L14, translating into MIQTQSMLDVADNSGARRVMCIKVLGGSHRRYAGIGDIIKVTVKEAIPRGKVKKGQVMTAVVVRTRHGVRRADGSIIRFDGNAAVLLNNKQEPIGTRIFGPVTRELRTEKFMKIVSLAPEVL; encoded by the coding sequence ATGATTCAGACTCAATCCATGCTCGATGTGGCCGATAACAGCGGCGCTCGCCGTGTTATGTGCATCAAGGTGCTGGGTGGCTCCCATCGTCGTTACGCTGGTATCGGTGACATCATCAAAGTTACCGTGAAGGAAGCAATTCCTCGCGGTAAAGTGAAAAAAGGCCAAGTGATGACTGCTGTAGTAGTCCGCACTCGTCACGGCGTTCGCCGTGCTGATGGCTCCATTATCCGCTTTGATGGCAACGCTGCTGTTCTTCTGAACAACAAGCAAGAGCCGATCGGCACCCGTATCTTTGGGCCAGTGACCCGTGAACTTCGTACTGAGAAGTTCATGAAGATCGTCTCGCTCGCCCCAGAAGTGCTGTAA
- the rplO gene encoding 50S ribosomal protein L15, translating into MKLNDLSPAPGSRREKHRPGRGIGSGLGKTGGRGHKGQSSRSGGTIAPGFEGGQQPLHRRLPKFGFVSLKAMDRAEVRLSELAKVEGDIVTVQSLKDANVINVNVQRVKIMLSGEVTRAVTIGKGIGATKGARAAIEAAGGKFEE; encoded by the coding sequence ATGAAACTCAATGATCTGAGTCCAGCGCCGGGTTCCCGTCGCGAAAAGCATCGTCCGGGCCGTGGTATCGGTAGTGGTTTGGGCAAGACCGGTGGCCGTGGCCACAAAGGTCAGTCCTCCCGCTCCGGTGGCACCATTGCTCCAGGCTTTGAAGGCGGTCAACAGCCGCTGCATCGTCGCCTGCCGAAGTTCGGTTTCGTTTCCTTGAAAGCCATGGATCGCGCAGAAGTGCGTTTGTCCGAGCTGGCTAAAGTGGAAGGCGACATCGTCACCGTGCAGTCCCTGAAAGATGCCAACGTGATCAACGTCAACGTACAGCGTGTGAAAATCATGCTGTCCGGCGAAGTTACTCGCGCTGTTACCATCGGAAAGGGAATCGGCGCCACCAAAGGTGCGCGTGCGGCTATCGAAGCAGCTGGCGGCAAGTTCGAGGAATAA
- a CDS encoding catalase yields MSQNKTLTTASGAPVADNQNSRSAGPRGPLLLDDFHLIEKLAHFNRENIPERRVHAKGSGAYGTFTVTRDITQYTSAKLFESVGKQTPTFLRFSTVGGERGSADTERDPRGFALKFYTEEGNWDIVGNNTPVFFIRDPLKFPDFIHTQKRLPQSNLKSAQMMWDFWSHSPEALHQVTILFSDRGIPYGYRHMHGFGSHTYSLINANGERHWVKWHYKTKQGIKNLAPADAARLAGTDPDYAQRDLFGAIERGDFPKWSVNIQIMTEAQAEAHYENPFDVTKTWSQKEFPLIEVGELELNRNPLNYFAEVEQAAFGPSNMVPGVGLSPDRMLQGRVFAYADAHRYRVGTNHQQLPVNAPRSPVNTYQRDGSMAFGANGGAAPNYEPNSYVESPKQAPRYAEPALALSGVADRYDHREDSDYYSHAGALFRLMSDEQKNLLVNNIADAMTGVSSDVVDRQLQHFFKADPAYGEAIAKALNVQLN; encoded by the coding sequence ATGAGCCAAAACAAAACGCTTACGACCGCCAGTGGCGCTCCTGTCGCCGACAACCAGAATTCCCGCTCCGCCGGCCCTCGTGGCCCTTTGCTGCTCGACGATTTCCACCTGATCGAGAAGCTTGCACACTTCAACCGTGAAAACATTCCTGAGCGTCGTGTACACGCCAAAGGTTCAGGTGCTTACGGTACGTTCACCGTAACTCGGGATATCACTCAGTACACCAGTGCCAAGCTATTTGAATCCGTCGGCAAACAAACCCCGACCTTCCTGCGATTCTCCACTGTGGGCGGCGAACGCGGTTCGGCCGACACCGAGCGTGATCCCCGCGGTTTTGCCCTGAAGTTCTACACAGAAGAAGGCAACTGGGACATCGTCGGTAACAACACGCCGGTGTTCTTCATCCGTGATCCGCTGAAATTCCCTGACTTTATCCATACCCAGAAGCGCCTGCCGCAGAGCAACCTGAAAAGCGCGCAGATGATGTGGGATTTCTGGTCGCACTCGCCTGAGGCGTTACATCAGGTCACCATTTTGTTCTCGGACCGTGGCATCCCTTACGGCTATCGCCACATGCACGGCTTCGGTAGCCACACCTATAGCCTGATCAACGCCAATGGCGAGCGTCACTGGGTGAAGTGGCACTACAAAACCAAACAAGGGATCAAGAACCTCGCTCCGGCAGACGCAGCGCGCTTGGCGGGTACCGATCCGGATTACGCACAACGTGACCTGTTCGGCGCCATTGAACGCGGTGACTTCCCGAAATGGAGTGTCAATATCCAGATCATGACCGAGGCCCAAGCTGAGGCCCATTACGAGAACCCGTTCGATGTGACCAAGACCTGGTCGCAGAAAGAGTTCCCATTGATCGAGGTGGGCGAGCTTGAGCTCAACCGTAATCCGTTGAACTACTTCGCTGAAGTCGAGCAGGCGGCGTTCGGTCCGAGCAATATGGTCCCGGGTGTCGGTCTGTCTCCTGACCGCATGTTGCAAGGTCGCGTGTTCGCTTACGCTGATGCCCACCGCTACCGTGTTGGCACCAATCACCAGCAACTGCCGGTGAATGCGCCTCGCAGCCCGGTCAACACTTACCAGCGCGATGGCTCCATGGCGTTTGGTGCCAATGGGGGTGCAGCACCGAACTACGAGCCGAACAGCTACGTAGAATCCCCGAAACAGGCACCGCGCTACGCGGAACCTGCTTTGGCCCTGAGCGGCGTGGCTGATCGTTACGATCATCGCGAAGATAGCGACTACTACAGCCACGCTGGTGCGCTGTTCCGCCTGATGAGTGATGAGCAGAAAAATCTGCTGGTCAACAACATTGCCGACGCAATGACTGGTGTCTCCAGCGATGTGGTTGATCGCCAATTGCAGCATTTCTTCAAGGCCGACCCGGCGTATGGAGAAGCAATCGCAAAGGCACTCAACGTACAGCTTAACTAA
- the rpsK gene encoding 30S ribosomal protein S11, protein MAKPAARPRKKVKKTVVDGIAHIHASFNNTIVTITDRQGNALSWATSGGSGFRGSRKSTPFAAQVAAERAGQAALEYGLKNLDVNVKGPGPGRESAVRALNGCGYKIASITDVTPIPHNGCRPPKKRRV, encoded by the coding sequence ATGGCTAAACCTGCTGCTCGTCCTCGTAAAAAAGTTAAAAAGACAGTGGTTGATGGCATTGCCCACATCCATGCTTCTTTTAACAACACAATCGTGACCATCACCGACCGTCAAGGCAACGCTCTTTCCTGGGCTACCTCCGGTGGTTCGGGTTTCCGCGGTTCCCGCAAATCCACCCCGTTCGCTGCTCAAGTAGCTGCTGAACGTGCTGGTCAAGCTGCGCTGGAATACGGCCTGAAAAACCTCGACGTTAACGTCAAAGGTCCAGGCCCAGGTCGTGAATCCGCAGTCCGCGCTTTGAACGGCTGTGGCTACAAGATCGCCAGCATCACCGACGTGACGCCAATCCCGCACAACGGGTGCCGTCCGCCGAAGAAGCGCCGCGTGTAA
- the rpsD gene encoding 30S ribosomal protein S4, with product MARYIGPKCKLARREGTDLFLKSGVRAIESKCNIEAAPGIHGQRRGRQSDYGTQLREKQKVRRIYGVLERQFSGYYKEAAGKKGATGENLLQLLECRLDNVVYRMGFGSTRAESRQLVSHKSISVNGQTVNVPSYQVRAGDVVAVREKAKNQLRIVQALDLCAQRGRVEWVEVDTEKKSGVFKNVPARSDLSADINESLIVELYSK from the coding sequence ATGGCTCGTTACATTGGTCCAAAATGCAAACTCGCTCGTCGCGAAGGCACCGATCTCTTTCTGAAGAGCGGCGTGCGCGCGATCGAATCGAAGTGCAACATCGAAGCAGCACCTGGTATCCACGGCCAACGCCGCGGTCGCCAGTCCGATTACGGCACCCAACTGCGTGAAAAGCAGAAGGTCCGTCGTATCTACGGCGTTCTCGAGCGTCAATTCAGCGGCTACTACAAAGAAGCTGCTGGCAAGAAAGGCGCAACTGGCGAAAACCTGTTGCAGCTGCTCGAATGCCGTCTGGACAACGTTGTATACCGTATGGGTTTTGGCTCTACTCGTGCCGAATCCCGCCAGCTGGTATCGCACAAGTCGATCAGCGTTAACGGTCAGACCGTAAACGTTCCGTCTTACCAGGTTCGTGCTGGTGACGTGGTCGCAGTTCGCGAGAAAGCAAAGAACCAACTTCGCATTGTCCAAGCTCTCGATCTGTGTGCCCAACGTGGCCGCGTAGAATGGGTAGAAGTAGACACTGAGAAGAAGTCGGGCGTTTTCAAGAACGTTCCAGCTCGCAGTGATCTGTCCGCCGACATCAACGAAAGCCTGATTGTCGAGCTCTACTCCAAGTAA
- the rplX gene encoding 50S ribosomal protein L24 encodes MQKIRRDDEIIVIAGKDKGKRGKVLKVLADDRLVVGGLNLVKRHTKPNPMSGVQGGIVEKEAPLHASNVAIFNGETNKADRVGFKVEDGKKIRVFKSTQKAVDA; translated from the coding sequence ATGCAAAAGATTCGTCGTGACGACGAGATCATCGTGATCGCCGGCAAAGACAAAGGTAAGCGCGGTAAGGTGCTTAAGGTTCTGGCTGACGACCGTCTGGTCGTTGGTGGTCTGAACCTGGTCAAGCGTCATACCAAGCCTAACCCGATGTCGGGCGTACAAGGCGGTATCGTCGAGAAAGAAGCGCCACTGCACGCTTCCAACGTTGCCATTTTCAACGGCGAAACCAACAAGGCTGATCGCGTTGGTTTTAAAGTAGAAGACGGCAAGAAAATTCGTGTCTTCAAGTCGACCCAAAAAGCGGTTGATGCTTGA
- the bfr gene encoding bacterioferritin: MQGHPDVIDYLNTLLTGELAARDQYFIHSRMYEDWGFTELYERINHEMEEEAQHADALMRRILMLEGTPRMRPDDLDVGTTVPDMLAADLRLEYKVRAALCKGIELCELHKDYVSREILRIQLADTEEDHTYWLEKQLGLIKLIGLENYLQSQF, from the coding sequence ATGCAAGGTCACCCAGACGTAATCGATTACCTCAACACGTTGCTGACAGGCGAACTGGCAGCCCGTGATCAATATTTCATCCATTCGCGGATGTACGAGGACTGGGGTTTCACCGAGCTCTACGAACGTATCAATCACGAGATGGAAGAAGAGGCGCAGCACGCTGACGCCCTCATGCGCCGGATCCTCATGCTCGAAGGCACTCCGCGTATGCGTCCGGACGATCTGGATGTCGGCACCACTGTGCCTGACATGCTCGCCGCTGACCTGCGTCTGGAATACAAAGTTCGTGCAGCTCTGTGCAAGGGCATCGAGCTTTGTGAGCTGCACAAGGATTATGTCAGCCGCGAGATCCTGCGTATTCAGCTGGCCGATACCGAAGAAGATCACACCTACTGGCTCGAGAAGCAGCTGGGTCTGATCAAACTGATCGGTCTGGAAAATTACCTGCAATCGCAGTTCTGA
- the rpsN gene encoding 30S ribosomal protein S14 yields the protein MAKMSMKNRELKRQLTVAKYAKKRAALKAIIVDLNASPEARWEATVALQKQPRDASASRMRNRCRLTGRPHGVYRKFGLGRNKLREAAMRGDVPGLVKASW from the coding sequence ATGGCCAAGATGAGCATGAAAAACCGCGAGCTGAAACGTCAGCTCACGGTTGCCAAGTACGCCAAAAAGCGTGCAGCACTGAAAGCTATCATCGTTGATCTGAACGCAAGTCCAGAAGCGCGTTGGGAAGCTACAGTAGCTCTGCAGAAGCAGCCACGTGACGCAAGCGCTTCGCGCATGCGTAACCGCTGCCGCCTGACCGGTCGTCCACACGGCGTTTACCGCAAGTTCGGCCTCGGCCGTAACAAGCTGCGTGAAGCTGCAATGCGTGGTGACGTACCTGGTCTGGTTAAAGCCAGCTGGTAA
- the rpmJ gene encoding 50S ribosomal protein L36 — protein MKVRASVKKLCRNCKIIRREGVVRVICSAEPRHKQRQG, from the coding sequence ATGAAAGTTCGTGCATCGGTGAAAAAGCTGTGCCGTAACTGCAAGATTATTCGCCGCGAAGGTGTTGTTCGAGTAATTTGCAGCGCGGAACCGCGTCACAAACAGCGCCAAGGCTGA
- the rpsM gene encoding 30S ribosomal protein S13, giving the protein MARIAGVNIPDNKHTVISLTYIYGVGRTTAQKICAVTGVNPAAKIKDLSDEQIEQLRGEVAKFTTEGDLRREINMKIKRLMDLGCYRGLRHRRGLPVRGQRTKTNARTRKGPRKPIRK; this is encoded by the coding sequence ATGGCCCGTATTGCAGGCGTTAACATTCCAGATAACAAGCATACTGTTATCTCGCTGACCTACATCTATGGTGTTGGTCGCACTACTGCACAGAAAATTTGTGCAGTGACTGGGGTAAACCCAGCCGCAAAGATCAAGGATCTGAGCGACGAGCAGATTGAACAGCTGCGTGGCGAAGTGGCGAAGTTCACCACTGAAGGTGACCTGCGTCGCGAAATCAACATGAAAATCAAGCGTTTGATGGACCTCGGTTGCTATCGCGGTCTGCGTCATCGTCGTGGTCTTCCAGTACGCGGTCAGCGTACCAAGACTAACGCGCGTACCCGTAAAGGTCCGCGTAAGCCGATCCGCAAGTAA
- the rpsE gene encoding 30S ribosomal protein S5, with protein sequence MSNNDQKRDEGYIEKLVQVNRVAKTVKGGRIFTFTALTVVGDGKGRVGFGRGKSREVPAAIQKAMEAARRNMIQVDLNGTTLQYAMKSAHGASKVYMQPASEGTGIIAGGAMRAVLEVAGVQNVLAKCYGSTNPVNVVHATFKGLKAMQSPESIAAKRGKSVKEIF encoded by the coding sequence ATGTCAAATAACGACCAAAAGCGCGACGAAGGCTACATCGAGAAGCTGGTTCAAGTTAACCGCGTAGCCAAAACCGTTAAAGGCGGCCGTATCTTCACTTTCACCGCGTTGACCGTGGTTGGTGATGGTAAAGGGCGTGTTGGCTTCGGCCGTGGCAAGTCGCGTGAAGTGCCTGCTGCGATCCAGAAGGCAATGGAAGCTGCTCGCCGCAACATGATCCAAGTTGATCTGAACGGCACCACTCTGCAGTACGCAATGAAGTCCGCCCATGGCGCTTCGAAGGTGTACATGCAGCCTGCTTCTGAAGGTACCGGTATCATCGCTGGCGGCGCTATGCGTGCTGTCCTCGAAGTTGCTGGCGTTCAGAACGTTCTGGCCAAGTGCTACGGCTCGACTAACCCGGTAAACGTGGTTCACGCCACTTTCAAAGGTTTGAAAGCTATGCAGTCTCCTGAATCCATTGCCGCCAAGCGTGGCAAAAGCGTCAAGGAGATCTTCTGA
- a CDS encoding DNA-directed RNA polymerase subunit alpha, translating into MQISVNEFLTPRHIDVQVVSPTRAKITLEPLERGFGHTLGNALRRILLSSMPGCAVVEAEIDGVLHEYSAIEGVQEDVIEILLNLKGLAIKLHGRDEVTLTLSKKGSGVVTAADIQLDHDVEIVNPDHVIANLASNGALNMKLTVARGRGYEPADSRQSDEDESRSIGRLQLDSSFSPVRRIAYVVENARVEQRTNLDKLVIDLETNGTLDPEEAIRRAATILQQQLAAFVDLKGDSEPVVVEQEDEIDPILLRPVDDLELTVRSANCLKAENIYYIGDLIQRTEVELLKTPNLGKKSLTEIKDVLASRGLSLGMRLDNWPPASLKKDDKATA; encoded by the coding sequence ATGCAGATTTCGGTAAATGAGTTCCTGACACCCCGCCATATTGATGTGCAGGTTGTCAGTCCAACCCGCGCCAAGATCACTCTCGAGCCTCTCGAGCGTGGTTTCGGCCACACCCTGGGCAACGCGCTGCGCCGCATCCTGTTGTCCTCAATGCCCGGCTGTGCAGTAGTCGAGGCCGAGATTGACGGTGTACTCCATGAGTACAGCGCCATCGAAGGTGTACAGGAAGACGTAATTGAAATCCTGTTGAACCTTAAAGGTCTGGCTATCAAGCTGCACGGTCGAGACGAAGTTACGCTGACCTTGTCGAAGAAGGGTTCGGGGGTGGTTACCGCTGCCGATATTCAGCTGGATCATGATGTCGAGATCGTTAACCCCGATCACGTAATCGCTAACCTGGCGTCTAACGGCGCCCTGAACATGAAGCTCACCGTAGCTCGTGGTCGTGGTTATGAGCCGGCAGACTCGCGTCAGAGCGATGAAGACGAAAGCCGCAGCATCGGTCGCTTGCAGCTTGACTCTTCGTTCAGCCCGGTTCGCCGTATCGCATACGTGGTGGAAAACGCCCGTGTCGAGCAGCGTACTAACCTGGACAAGCTGGTTATTGATCTGGAAACCAACGGTACCCTGGATCCTGAAGAGGCTATCCGCCGCGCTGCAACCATTCTGCAACAGCAGTTGGCTGCGTTCGTCGATCTCAAAGGTGACAGTGAGCCAGTGGTTGTCGAGCAGGAAGACGAGATCGATCCGATCCTGCTTCGCCCGGTTGACGATCTGGAACTGACTGTACGTTCGGCTAACTGCCTTAAGGCGGAAAACATCTACTACATCGGTGACCTGATTCAGCGTACCGAAGTAGAGCTGTTGAAGACTCCGAACCTTGGCAAGAAATCCTTGACTGAAATCAAGGACGTTCTGGCCTCCCGCGGTCTGTCCCTCGGCATGCGCCTCGACAACTGGCCGCCTGCAAGTCTTAAGAAGGACGACAAGGCGACTGCCTGA
- the rpsH gene encoding 30S ribosomal protein S8, whose translation MSMQDPLADMLTRIRNAQMAEKSVVSMPSSTLKVAVAKVLKDEGYIAGYQISSEIKPLLSIELKYFEGRPVIEEVKRVSRPGLRQYKSVDDLPKVRGGLGVSIVSTNKGVMTDRAARAAGVGGEVLCTVF comes from the coding sequence ATGAGTATGCAGGACCCGTTAGCGGACATGCTAACTCGAATCCGTAATGCCCAGATGGCTGAAAAGTCCGTCGTAAGCATGCCATCTTCTACTTTGAAGGTAGCTGTTGCCAAAGTCCTGAAGGATGAAGGTTACATTGCGGGTTATCAGATCAGCAGCGAAATCAAACCACTGCTGTCCATCGAGCTGAAGTACTTCGAAGGCCGTCCGGTCATCGAGGAAGTGAAGCGCGTTAGCCGTCCAGGCCTGCGTCAGTACAAGTCCGTCGATGATCTGCCAAAAGTTCGTGGCGGTCTCGGTGTGTCTATCGTCTCCACCAACAAAGGTGTGATGACGGATCGTGCTGCGCGCGCTGCCGGTGTCGGCGGCGAAGTTCTTTGCACTGTGTTCTAA
- the rplR gene encoding 50S ribosomal protein L18: MTDKKVTRLRRARKARLKMHELEVVRLCVFRSSQHIYAQVISADGNKVLASASTLDKELRDGATGNIDAATKVGQLVATRAKAAGVSQVAFDRSGFKYHGRVKALADAAREAGLEF; the protein is encoded by the coding sequence ATGACCGACAAAAAAGTTACTCGACTGCGTCGCGCTCGCAAAGCACGCCTGAAAATGCACGAACTCGAAGTCGTGCGTCTCTGCGTGTTCCGCTCGTCGCAGCACATCTACGCCCAGGTCATTTCGGCCGACGGCAACAAAGTCCTGGCAAGTGCCTCGACTTTGGATAAAGAACTGCGTGATGGCGCCACTGGCAACATCGACGCGGCCACTAAGGTTGGCCAGCTGGTCGCTACGCGTGCTAAAGCCGCTGGCGTCTCGCAGGTGGCTTTCGACCGCTCTGGCTTCAAGTATCACGGCCGCGTCAAGGCGCTGGCTGATGCTGCTCGTGAAGCTGGGCTGGAGTTCTAA
- the rplF gene encoding 50S ribosomal protein L6 yields MSRVAKNPVKLPAGVEVKFAGQQLSVKGAKGTLELNIHSSVEIVEEAGELRFAARNGDQQTRAMAGTTRALVNNMVQGVSQGFERKLQLVGVGYKAQAKGTVLNLALGFSHPVDYELPEGITAETPSQTDILIKGIDKQLVGQVAAEIRDFRPPEPYKGKGVRYADEVVRRKEAKKK; encoded by the coding sequence ATGTCACGCGTCGCTAAGAACCCCGTTAAGCTGCCAGCCGGTGTCGAAGTCAAATTCGCAGGCCAACAGCTTTCGGTGAAGGGTGCCAAGGGTACTCTCGAACTGAACATCCATTCGTCCGTTGAGATCGTTGAAGAAGCTGGTGAGCTGCGTTTCGCTGCTCGCAATGGCGATCAACAAACTCGCGCAATGGCTGGTACCACTCGTGCGTTGGTTAACAACATGGTCCAAGGCGTAAGCCAAGGCTTCGAGCGTAAGCTCCAGCTGGTCGGTGTTGGTTACAAAGCGCAAGCAAAAGGCACAGTGCTGAACCTGGCTCTTGGCTTCTCGCATCCAGTGGATTATGAACTGCCGGAAGGCATCACCGCTGAGACTCCTAGCCAGACCGATATCCTGATCAAGGGCATCGATAAGCAGCTGGTAGGTCAAGTGGCCGCCGAGATCCGCGACTTCCGTCCACCAGAGCCGTACAAAGGCAAAGGTGTGCGCTACGCGGACGAAGTCGTCCGTCGTAAAGAAGCCAAGAAGAAGTAG
- the rplE gene encoding 50S ribosomal protein L5: MARLKEIYWKEIAPKLKEELKLSNVMEVPRVTKITLNMGLGEAVGDKKVIEHAVADLEKITGQKVVVTYARKSIAGFKVREGWPIGVKVTLRRERMYEFLDRLLSISLPRVRDFRGLNAKSFDGRGNYSMGVKEQIIFPEIDYDKIDALRGLDITLTTTAKNDDEGRALLRAFKFPFRN, translated from the coding sequence ATGGCACGACTAAAAGAGATTTACTGGAAGGAAATCGCACCGAAGCTTAAGGAAGAACTTAAGCTTTCGAACGTGATGGAAGTTCCACGCGTTACCAAAATCACCCTGAACATGGGTCTGGGCGAAGCGGTCGGTGACAAGAAAGTCATCGAGCACGCTGTTGCCGACCTGGAAAAGATCACCGGTCAGAAAGTCGTTGTGACTTACGCTCGGAAATCCATCGCTGGCTTTAAAGTCCGTGAAGGTTGGCCGATCGGCGTCAAAGTGACTCTGCGCCGTGAGCGTATGTACGAATTCCTGGATCGTCTGCTGTCGATCTCCCTGCCTCGGGTGCGCGACTTCCGCGGCCTGAATGCCAAGTCCTTCGATGGTCGTGGTAACTACAGCATGGGCGTTAAAGAGCAGATCATCTTCCCGGAAATCGACTACGACAAGATCGATGCTCTCCGCGGTCTGGACATTACCCTGACCACCACTGCCAAGAACGATGATGAAGGTCGCGCTCTGCTGCGCGCTTTCAAATTCCCGTTCCGCAACTGA
- the secY gene encoding preprotein translocase subunit SecY yields MAKQGALSALGKGGMSELWARLRFLFLAIIVYRIGAHIPVPGINPDRLADLFRQNEGTILSLFNMFSGGALERMSIFALGIMPYISASIIMQLMTAVSPQLEQLKKEGEAGRRKIAQYTRYGTVVLALVQAIGMSIGLAGQGVAFTGDFGFHFVAVSTFVAGAMFMMWLGEQITERGVGNGISMLIFAGIVAGLPRAIGQSFESARQGDINIFALVAIGLLAVAIIGFVVFIERGQRRIAVHYAKRQQGRKVFAAQTSHLPLKVNMAGVIPAIFASSILLFPASLGTWFGQSEGMGWLQDISQSIAPGQPLNILLFSAGIIFFCFFYTALMFNPKDVAENLKKSGAFIPGIRPGEQSARYIDGVLTRLTLFGALYMTAVCLLPQFLVVAANVPFYLGGTSLLIVVVVVMDFMSQVQSHLVSHQYESLMKKANLKGYGSGMLR; encoded by the coding sequence ATGGCTAAGCAAGGTGCTCTCTCTGCGCTCGGCAAAGGCGGTATGTCTGAACTCTGGGCTCGTCTGCGTTTTCTATTCTTGGCGATTATCGTCTACCGAATAGGCGCACACATCCCGGTTCCAGGTATCAACCCGGACCGACTCGCGGACCTGTTTCGACAGAATGAGGGGACCATTCTTAGCTTGTTCAACATGTTTTCCGGCGGCGCGCTGGAACGGATGAGCATCTTTGCGCTGGGGATCATGCCGTACATTTCGGCATCGATCATCATGCAACTGATGACCGCCGTCAGCCCGCAGCTGGAACAGTTGAAGAAGGAAGGTGAAGCTGGGCGTCGCAAGATCGCTCAGTACACCCGCTACGGCACTGTCGTCCTCGCTCTCGTTCAGGCCATTGGCATGTCCATTGGTCTGGCGGGGCAGGGTGTTGCGTTCACTGGTGACTTTGGCTTCCATTTCGTCGCGGTATCCACTTTTGTGGCTGGTGCGATGTTCATGATGTGGCTGGGTGAGCAGATTACTGAGCGTGGTGTTGGCAACGGTATCTCGATGTTGATTTTCGCAGGTATCGTCGCCGGTCTTCCGAGAGCGATCGGGCAGTCTTTCGAGTCTGCGCGTCAGGGTGATATCAACATTTTTGCCTTGGTTGCCATCGGTTTGCTGGCAGTAGCGATTATCGGTTTCGTGGTGTTCATTGAGCGTGGTCAGCGTCGTATTGCTGTTCATTACGCCAAGCGTCAGCAGGGCCGTAAGGTCTTTGCTGCGCAGACTAGCCACTTGCCGTTGAAGGTGAACATGGCCGGTGTTATTCCAGCCATTTTCGCGAGCAGCATTTTGCTGTTCCCGGCTTCGTTGGGTACCTGGTTTGGTCAGTCTGAAGGTATGGGCTGGCTGCAGGACATCTCGCAGTCGATCGCTCCTGGTCAGCCGTTGAATATTCTGCTGTTTAGTGCAGGGATTATTTTCTTCTGCTTCTTCTATACGGCCTTGATGTTCAATCCGAAAGACGTAGCGGAAAACCTGAAGAAGTCCGGTGCCTTTATTCCGGGCATCCGTCCAGGTGAGCAGTCTGCGCGCTACATTGATGGCGTTCTGACTCGTTTGACCCTGTTCGGTGCTCTATATATGACGGCCGTGTGTCTGTTGCCCCAGTTCCTGGTGGTTGCGGCAAACGTTCCGTTCTACCTTGGCGGGACCTCGTTGCTGATCGTCGTCGTGGTTGTGATGGACTTCATGTCCCAAGTACAATCGCACCTCGTTTCGCACCAGTACGAATCCCTGATGAAGAAAGCCAACCTGAAGGGTTACGGCAGCGGCATGTTGCGCTGA
- the rpmD gene encoding 50S ribosomal protein L30 yields the protein MATVKVTLIKSMTGRIPNHKLCVKGLGLRRIGHTVEVLDTPENRGMINKAYYMLRVEG from the coding sequence ATGGCTACCGTTAAAGTTACGCTGATCAAAAGCATGACCGGCCGCATCCCTAACCACAAACTGTGCGTTAAGGGTCTGGGTCTGCGTCGCATCGGTCACACTGTAGAAGTACTTGATACTCCCGAGAATCGCGGGATGATCAACAAGGCTTACTACATGCTGCGTGTCGAGGGTTAA
- the rplQ gene encoding 50S ribosomal protein L17, with translation MRHRKSGRHLSRTSSHRKAMFQNMAVSLFEHELIKTTLPKAKELRRVAEPLITLAKTDSLANRRLAFDRTRSKAIVGKLFNDLGKRYATREGGYLRILKCGFRTGDNAPMAYVELVDRPVGGEAVSAE, from the coding sequence ATGCGTCATCGTAAAAGTGGTCGTCACCTGAGCCGCACCAGCTCGCACCGCAAGGCCATGTTTCAAAACATGGCGGTGTCGCTGTTCGAGCACGAGCTGATCAAAACTACACTGCCAAAAGCCAAAGAACTGCGCCGCGTTGCTGAGCCGCTGATCACTTTGGCCAAGACAGACAGCCTGGCTAACCGCCGTCTGGCTTTCGACCGTACTCGTTCGAAAGCTATCGTTGGTAAGCTCTTCAACGACCTGGGCAAGCGTTACGCTACCCGTGAGGGTGGCTACCTGCGCATCCTCAAGTGCGGCTTCCGCACTGGCGACAACGCGCCTATGGCGTACGTCGAGTTGGTTGATCGTCCTGTCGGCGGTGAAGCTGTATCCGCTGAGTAA